In Endozoicomonas sp. GU-1, one DNA window encodes the following:
- the nhaA gene encoding Na+/H+ antiporter NhaA: MFARRFHSFLQQDYAIGVLLFIASALAMLAANTFFAEYYDLLLSTPIRFTAGPLDIHKPLLLWINDGLMAVFFLLIGLEVKREVLAGELSTPAQVMLPGIGAIGGMLVPALFYVAFNHSDPIAIKGWAIPAATDIAFAVGILALLGKRAPASLMTFLLALAIIDDLGAIIIIAIFYTEELSLMSMGIASALLAILAFFNHRDVTRIGPYMVVGVLLWICVLKSGVHATLAGVLLAFTIPLKTVDRRGRSPLKALQHNLHSSVHYVILPIFAFANAGLELNAEQIKSLFTPIPLGIVAGLFLGKQIGVFSFCWLAVKSGLAKLPTGTSWLQMYGLSILCGIGFTMSLFIGSLAFENVNTDYLVSDRIGVLAGSILSAVFGFITLYWAGRKQA; encoded by the coding sequence ATGTTTGCCAGACGATTTCATAGCTTCTTACAGCAGGATTACGCCATTGGCGTACTGCTTTTTATCGCCTCAGCACTGGCGATGCTCGCTGCAAATACGTTTTTTGCAGAGTATTATGACTTACTGCTATCAACCCCCATCCGTTTTACTGCAGGCCCCCTGGACATCCACAAACCACTGCTGCTGTGGATTAATGATGGCCTGATGGCCGTTTTCTTCCTTTTGATCGGCCTCGAAGTCAAACGGGAAGTGCTTGCAGGGGAGCTCAGTACTCCGGCCCAGGTTATGCTACCAGGCATTGGTGCCATCGGCGGAATGCTGGTACCAGCACTCTTCTATGTTGCCTTTAACCACTCAGACCCTATTGCCATTAAAGGCTGGGCAATCCCCGCCGCCACTGACATTGCTTTTGCCGTAGGCATTCTTGCCTTACTCGGTAAACGCGCACCCGCATCACTGATGACATTCCTTCTGGCCCTGGCCATCATTGACGATCTTGGTGCCATCATTATCATTGCCATTTTCTACACAGAAGAGCTATCCCTGATGTCCATGGGCATTGCCTCTGCCTTACTGGCAATCCTGGCTTTCTTCAACCACAGGGATGTTACCAGGATCGGACCTTACATGGTTGTCGGCGTACTGCTCTGGATCTGCGTGCTTAAGTCAGGCGTTCACGCTACGCTGGCTGGCGTACTGCTGGCATTTACCATTCCATTGAAAACCGTTGACCGCAGAGGTCGATCACCGCTGAAAGCCCTGCAACACAACCTGCACAGCAGTGTTCATTATGTCATTTTGCCTATTTTTGCCTTTGCCAACGCCGGACTTGAACTGAATGCCGAACAGATCAAAAGCCTGTTCACCCCAATTCCCCTGGGGATTGTGGCTGGCCTCTTCCTGGGCAAACAGATTGGCGTATTCAGCTTCTGTTGGCTGGCGGTTAAATCCGGACTGGCCAAACTGCCCACCGGAACCAGCTGGCTCCAGATGTACGGCCTCTCTATACTCTGCGGTATTGGTTTTACCATGAGTCTGTTTATTGGCTCACTGGCCTTTGAAAACGTGAATACCGACTACCTGGTATCAGATCGCATCGGCGTACTGGCTGGCTCCATACTCTCCGCTGTCTTTGGCTTTATCACTCTTTACTGGGCCGGACGCAAACAGGCCTGA
- the hemA gene encoding glutamyl-tRNA reductase, with protein sequence MGYITAGINHRTAPITLREQVAFSAEQLSDALQSARIQTGIEEIAILSTCNRTEIYCAIHSSGAETIRQCYDKLIDWLSGYHQTNGKLLSEHSYLFHDEQAVRHLMRVACGLDSMVLGEPQILGQLKSAYASAQEADTTGPGLNRLFQHSFTTAKQIRTETAINAQPVSVAYAATGLARQIFSDLSENTALLIGAGETIELTARHLCQQGVANIIVANRTLERARRLTDMFGGKSVLLSDLPHILHESDIVISSTASPVPVLGKGTVEKALKQRKHKPMFMVDIAVPRDIEPEVSDLADVFLYTVDDLQDAIEDNLQQRKNAAQQAERMIEADTFEFMTRLRALDAVSLLRNYRQSTEAIRDLELEKALQWLARGVNPEEVLQQFARSLTNKLMHHPSVQLKNAAAKGQHEKLEWAEKLLGLSPSRQSDSTQDA encoded by the coding sequence ATGGGGTATATTACCGCCGGTATCAATCACAGGACAGCACCAATCACATTGAGGGAACAGGTCGCCTTTTCTGCTGAGCAGCTGTCCGATGCGCTGCAAAGCGCCAGAATCCAAACTGGTATTGAAGAAATTGCCATACTGTCTACCTGCAACCGTACCGAAATCTACTGTGCTATTCACAGCTCCGGGGCCGAAACAATCAGACAGTGCTACGACAAACTGATTGACTGGCTGAGCGGTTACCATCAGACCAACGGCAAATTACTATCAGAGCACAGCTACCTCTTCCATGATGAACAGGCGGTCCGCCACCTGATGCGGGTTGCCTGTGGGCTTGACTCCATGGTGCTTGGCGAACCCCAGATTCTGGGACAACTAAAATCCGCATACGCCAGCGCACAGGAAGCCGACACCACCGGCCCTGGCCTGAATCGATTGTTTCAGCACAGCTTCACCACGGCCAAACAGATTCGCACAGAAACCGCTATCAACGCGCAGCCGGTATCCGTTGCCTATGCCGCTACCGGACTGGCCAGGCAGATTTTTTCTGACCTCAGCGAAAATACAGCATTACTGATCGGAGCCGGCGAGACCATTGAACTTACCGCACGACACCTGTGCCAGCAGGGCGTTGCCAATATCATCGTGGCCAACCGTACTTTGGAGCGAGCCCGGCGCTTGACCGACATGTTTGGCGGAAAATCCGTCCTGCTGTCGGACCTGCCGCACATACTCCATGAAAGCGATATTGTTATCAGCTCCACCGCCAGCCCGGTACCGGTGCTCGGCAAAGGAACGGTTGAAAAGGCGCTGAAGCAGAGAAAACACAAACCCATGTTTATGGTGGATATTGCGGTTCCCCGGGACATTGAACCCGAGGTCAGTGATCTGGCTGATGTTTTTCTCTACACAGTGGATGACTTGCAGGATGCAATTGAAGACAATCTGCAACAGCGCAAAAATGCGGCCCAACAGGCTGAACGCATGATTGAGGCCGATACCTTTGAATTCATGACCCGCCTGCGTGCGCTGGATGCCGTTAGCCTGTTACGCAACTATCGCCAGAGCACCGAAGCGATCAGAGACCTGGAGCTTGAGAAAGCACTGCAATGGCTGGCCAGGGGCGTCAATCCGGAAGAAGTACTGCAGCAATTTGCCCGCTCGCTGACCAACAAACTGATGCACCACCCCAGCGTCCAGCTGAAAAACGCTGCCGCAAAAGGGCAGCATGAAAAGCTGGAGTGGGCCGAGAAACTGCTGGGCCTGAGCCCCAGTCGTCAATCCGATTCAACTCAGGATGCCTGA
- the prfA gene encoding peptide chain release factor 1, with the protein MKESILVKLENLGERFEELSALLSDPGVIGNQDQFRKLSQEYAELEPVVKAYREYDQLLSDKAEAEAMMAEGDPDMTELAREELASCEQQLPAMEQNLEVLLLPKDPRDGLNTFLEIRAGTGGDEAAIFAGDLFRMYSRYAEKRGWRIEVISASDGEHGGYKEIITRVIGSDVYGRMKFESGAHRVQRVPETESQGRIHTSACTVAVMPEPDEQQAIEIRKEDLRIDTYRSSGAGGQHVNTTDSAIRITHLPSGIVVECQDERSQHKNKAKAMTWLAAKLQDAQDAAAAKEISDTRKSLVGSGDRSERIRTYNYPQGRVTDHRINLTLYKLPEIVEGELDPVIDPLLQEHQAELLASLAGE; encoded by the coding sequence ATGAAAGAGTCCATTCTCGTCAAACTGGAAAACCTCGGTGAGCGCTTCGAAGAGCTTTCCGCACTGTTGAGTGACCCCGGGGTTATTGGTAACCAGGATCAGTTCCGCAAGCTCTCCCAGGAATACGCTGAACTGGAACCGGTGGTTAAAGCCTACAGAGAGTATGACCAGTTACTCAGCGACAAAGCCGAAGCCGAAGCCATGATGGCAGAAGGTGACCCGGACATGACGGAACTGGCCCGCGAGGAACTGGCCAGTTGCGAACAACAACTGCCAGCAATGGAACAGAATCTTGAAGTGCTGCTGTTACCCAAAGACCCAAGGGACGGCCTGAACACCTTCCTGGAAATCCGTGCCGGCACAGGCGGCGATGAAGCGGCCATTTTCGCCGGCGACCTGTTCAGAATGTACTCAAGGTACGCGGAAAAACGCGGCTGGCGAATTGAGGTAATCAGTGCCAGCGACGGTGAACACGGCGGCTACAAAGAGATAATCACCCGTGTTATTGGCAGCGACGTCTACGGTCGAATGAAGTTTGAGTCGGGAGCCCATCGCGTACAGCGGGTTCCTGAGACTGAATCCCAGGGCAGAATCCATACCTCTGCCTGCACCGTTGCCGTGATGCCGGAGCCCGATGAACAACAGGCGATTGAGATCCGTAAGGAAGACCTGCGCATCGATACCTACCGCTCATCAGGTGCCGGTGGTCAGCACGTCAACACCACCGACTCAGCCATTCGTATCACCCACCTGCCAAGCGGCATTGTGGTTGAATGCCAGGATGAGCGCTCACAGCACAAAAACAAGGCCAAAGCCATGACCTGGCTGGCGGCCAAACTCCAGGATGCCCAGGATGCCGCTGCCGCGAAAGAGATCAGTGACACCCGGAAAAGCCTGGTGGGCAGCGGTGACCGTTCTGAGCGTATTCGTACCTATAACTATCCCCAGGGGCGGGTTACCGACCATCGTATCAACCTTACTCTCTATAAATTGCCGGAAATCGTGGAAGGTGAACTGGACCCGGTTATTGACCCTCTGCTGCAGGAGCATCAGGCTGAGCTATTGGCCAGTCTGGCTGGCGAATAA
- the prmC gene encoding peptide chain release factor N(5)-glutamine methyltransferase translates to MSSVRIDTALAEASRMLSASPTPRLDAELLLAHVLHKPRSYFFTWPEALLTSEQMAQLVKLIDQRKAGHPIAYLTGQREFWSLQLKVTEATLIPRPDTELLVELALGLDSTPDQNTESTMKVADLGTGTGAIALALARERPDWEVTAIDKSPDALAVAAENAVINDIRNTVFIEGSWCSPLAEGSMDMIVSNPPYICSNDPHLKQGDVRYEPLSALVSGVDGLDDIRVIAEHSLQSLKPGGWLLLEHGYDQGSPVQTILSRAGFTQIRTETDLAGHDRVTLARKPAA, encoded by the coding sequence ATGAGCAGCGTCCGAATTGACACCGCTCTGGCAGAAGCATCCCGCATGCTTTCTGCCAGCCCTACTCCCCGGCTTGATGCAGAACTGCTGCTGGCACATGTTCTCCACAAGCCACGCAGTTATTTTTTCACCTGGCCTGAAGCGCTTCTGACCAGTGAACAGATGGCTCAGTTGGTAAAGCTTATCGATCAACGAAAAGCAGGACATCCCATAGCCTATCTGACCGGGCAACGGGAGTTTTGGAGCTTGCAGTTAAAAGTTACCGAAGCCACCCTGATCCCAAGGCCAGACACCGAACTACTGGTTGAGCTGGCACTTGGCTTAGATAGCACGCCGGATCAAAACACCGAATCAACAATGAAAGTGGCCGACCTGGGAACCGGTACCGGCGCAATAGCCCTTGCCCTGGCCAGGGAACGACCGGACTGGGAAGTCACCGCTATCGACAAAAGCCCGGACGCCCTGGCTGTTGCGGCAGAAAATGCAGTGATCAACGATATCCGGAATACCGTATTTATTGAGGGCTCATGGTGTTCACCACTGGCTGAAGGCTCAATGGATATGATCGTCAGCAACCCCCCCTACATTTGCAGCAATGACCCGCACCTGAAACAGGGAGACGTTCGCTATGAACCCCTGTCAGCGCTGGTCTCTGGAGTGGATGGACTGGACGATATTCGTGTTATTGCCGAACACTCACTGCAAAGCCTGAAGCCCGGGGGATGGCTCCTGTTAGAACACGGCTATGACCAGGGCAGCCCCGTCCAGACAATCCTTTCCCGGGCAGGCTTCACACAAATTCGCACAGAAACCGACCTGGCCGGTCATGACCGCGTAACCCTTGCCCGCAAACCTGCGGCCTGA